A segment of the Capnocytophaga sp. ARDL2 genome:
AGAAAACTACCCTACTAGCTCAAAAACTCTTTTGGCTCTGCTCGATTTGGGCAATTATTATTTCATCAAAGGAGACTATGCAAAATCTTTGTACTATACAAACAAAGTAAACCCAGCGGTACTTTCGCCAGAGCAACTCAATCGTTTGTACTTTCAAAAAGGATATGTGTTGTTTCAACAAAAAAACTATACCGCTTCTCGTACAGAATTGATGAAAGTTACTGAAAATTCTACTTTTAGAAATCAAGCCGAATACTATTTGGGGTATATTTCTTATGAAAGAAATGACTACGATACAGCCAATGAACATTTCAACAAAATAGCTGATATTCAAAAATATAAAGAAAAAATAGGTTATTTTAGAGCAGATATGTTCTTTAAAATGGGCGAATTTAACAAGGCGATTGAAGAGGGTTCACAACAATTGTCTAAAAACGTCAATACGGAAACAGAAGAATCAGAACTTTCTAAAATCATTGGAGAAAGTTATTTCAATCTGCAACAATACGGAAATGCCCTACCTTATATATTAAATTACAAAGGGAAAGATGGAAAATGGAGTAACATCGATTTCTATCAATTAGGGTACATCTATTACCAACAAAAAGACTATCAACGAGCTGTTTCTGAATTTAATAAAATCATTAGCGGCTCGGACGAAGTGGCTCAAAATGCATACTATCACCTTGGAGAAAGTTATCTAAAACTCAACCAAAAAATCCAAGCTTTAAACGCTTTTAAAAACGCCTCTGAACTGGATTTTGACACAAAAATCACAGAAGATGCTTTTGTAAATTATGCAAAATTGAGTTATGATATCGGAAATGCATACCAAAGTATCCCTCAGATTATCAACAATTTCCTAACTAAATTTCCAAACTCTGCATATCGCAGTGAAATGGAAGATTTGTTGGTGGACTCATATATCACTACAAAGAACTACAAAGCCGCATTAAAACTTCTTGAAAAAGAGACGAAAACGATGAATAAATCGGCATATCAAAAGGTTACTTTTTATCGTGGAGTAGAGTTTTTCAACGAAGGTAATTACAACAAAGCTTTGGAATTGTTCAATAAATCAATTGCTCAAAGACAAGATTTGTCGTATGTTTCAAGAGCTACCTATTGGAGTGCAGAAGCTCAATATGCTTTAGGAAATTATTCAGAAGCATTGAGTACACTCAACACATTTAGCAATTTGCCTCAAGCGGAAAAAGCGGTAGAATACAACAACATCCCTTATCTAAAAGGATATATTTTATTGAAAGATAAAAAATACAACGAAGCTGCTACTCAATTTGAAAACTATCTTGCCAATGGAAAATCTACCATCAAGAAAAACGATGTAGAATTACGCTTGGCAGACGCCTATTTTTCGAATGGTAATTATTCTAAAGCGATTACTTTGTACAACAATGCAGTGCAAAAAGGTGGCAACAGCCTAGATTACGCAACATTCCAAAAAGCTATTTTACAAGGTTTTAATGGTAAAAACGAGCAAAAAATTAGTGAATTACAAAGTTTTATAAGTAAACATCCATCGTCTATTTACAACGATGACGCTATGTACGAATTGGGAGCAACTTATGCCAATGCAAAACAATCACAAAAAGCAATTGCAGCTTTTGACCAATTGATATCAAAACATCCAAAATCGCCATTTGTTTCAAAAGCATTGCTACGTCAAGGTTTGATGTATTATCAAGACAATGATCATTATACTGCAATAAACAAATTTAAAAAGGTAGTTACCGACTATCCAAATACACAAGATGCGATTCAAGCGATAAACAACATCCGTTCAACTTACAACGATTTGGGACAGACAACAGAATTTGCTCAATGGGTAAAAACAGTACCTTTTGTGGATATTTCTACTGCCGAATTAGAACAAGATGCTTACGAAGTAGCGGATAAACACTTGGCTCAAGAAAATAAAAATCAGGCAATGAGTGCATTAAAAGAATATTTGAAACAATATCCTAATGGAAGTTATGCTCCAAAAGCATATTTCAACATTGCTGAAATTGCCTATGCTCAAGACAAAATTTCAGATGCTAAAACTAATTATAGTCAAGTACTTTCTAAAGGTAAATCGGAATATGCCGAACCTTCTTTGGTAAGATTGGCTACTATTTCATTACAAGAAAAAAACAATACCGAAGCTATCAATTATTTAAAACAATTGGAACAAGTAGCTACCAACGAAAAAAATATCTTGTTTGCTCAATCCAATTTGATGAAAAAATATTTTGAACAAAAAGAAAATGTATTAGCAACAAAGTATGCAAATGATGTAATCAAAAATTCGCAGGCTACTAAAAAGGTTAAAGCAGATGCCTATACTATTTTAGGTAGAAATGCTTTTGAATCAAAAGATTACAATTCTGCAAAAGCTCATTTTGAAAACTTACAAAAAATAGGAACTGGTGAGGCAATGGCAGAGGCTCTTTACTACGAAGCCTTTTTCAAAACCGAAAATAAAAAATACGAAGAGTCAAATGCTACAATTCAAAAATTGGCAAAAGACTATGCGAGTTATCAATACTTTGGAGCCAAAGGTTTGGTTTTAATGGCAAAAAATTTCCATGGATTGAAAGATTCGTTCCAAGCTATATATGTATTGGAAAGTGTAACAGAAAACTTTAAGCAATACAACGATGTCATCACCGAAGCAAATGCTTTACTAAAACAATACAAATCAGAAGAAGCAAAACGTAATTCATCTGTAAAATAATTGACCAATGAAAAACAAACATATATTTTTAGGTGCATTGATAGTATCATCAAATATCATCAATGCACAATATGAAGACAAACCACTTGGTACAGAAAGCGTTACTGTAACCAACACCTATCGCCCTGAAATACAAGATGCTTTCAAAATCAACGACAACCCAATCGTGGAAGATAAAGAAGTTATCGAAAAAAGAGAAATCAAATACAATATTTTTTCGTTTCCTGTTGCTAGTACATTTGTCCCAGCAAAAGCAACTGCCGCAACGGTAGATGATGAGGTATTCAATCCGTATTTCAACAACTATGCTTTAGTAGGTGCTGGAGGCTACAAATCACTCAGAGCAGAATTGGGTATTGTTGAAAAAATAGACGATAAAAACTACATAGGTGGTTTTATCAAACACCGATCATCAGGTGGTGGAATTGATGGTGTCGAAAACCCAAATGGATACAATCGTTCGGGCTTGAATTTGGTTTATGGAAATCAAACATCAGAACGCGAATGGACGATCAATATAGGAACAAATTATTCAAAATTTCATTGGTACGGTGTGCATCCTGATGTAAATTTCACAACTTTAGGAATTACTAAAGTAGGTGATACACAAACTTATCAAGATGTTACAGCAGGAACAAAACTGCATTTGTACAACAAAGGTTTAGAATCAATTGATGCAAACTATACCTTTTTTAAAGATGGATTTGGGGCAAAAGAGAGTCGATTGATTTTTTCACCAAGATTTGTAGTGCCAATTTCTGACAAAAAACTTCCGATTTTGGTAAAAGCGGACTGGGTTACGTCAAAAATGGAAAATTATAGAACCAATACGCATAATGGGGATTACAATTATTTCATTTTGTCTGCCGAGCCACACATAACTTTTACAGAAGACAATTATAGTGTACAGTTGGGAGCAGGAGTTGCTCATATTGTGGGGGACAATCAAGGAAACAAAGATAATAGTCTATTGATTTATCCAAAAATCAAAGCCAATGTAGATTTAGTTCCTGATATTGTTATCGGATATTTGGGAATTGATGGAGGAGTTTCTCAAAACACCTACAAAACCCTTAGCGAATCCAATCCTCATATTTCAATTGAAACGAGTTTGTTGCCAACAAAAAAGACGTATGATATATTTGCAGGATTGAAAGGAAAATTGTACCACAATATATCGTACAATTTG
Coding sequences within it:
- a CDS encoding tetratricopeptide repeat protein; translation: MIKRNRILYLGLLLGAFSASAQETKLYKNTDEKYYHAVNLYNRELYAVAKVLFDEVSESENYTEIDANSAYYSASCAAKLGYDTAENRLLYFIENYPTSSKTLLALLDLGNYYFIKGDYAKSLYYTNKVNPAVLSPEQLNRLYFQKGYVLFQQKNYTASRTELMKVTENSTFRNQAEYYLGYISYERNDYDTANEHFNKIADIQKYKEKIGYFRADMFFKMGEFNKAIEEGSQQLSKNVNTETEESELSKIIGESYFNLQQYGNALPYILNYKGKDGKWSNIDFYQLGYIYYQQKDYQRAVSEFNKIISGSDEVAQNAYYHLGESYLKLNQKIQALNAFKNASELDFDTKITEDAFVNYAKLSYDIGNAYQSIPQIINNFLTKFPNSAYRSEMEDLLVDSYITTKNYKAALKLLEKETKTMNKSAYQKVTFYRGVEFFNEGNYNKALELFNKSIAQRQDLSYVSRATYWSAEAQYALGNYSEALSTLNTFSNLPQAEKAVEYNNIPYLKGYILLKDKKYNEAATQFENYLANGKSTIKKNDVELRLADAYFSNGNYSKAITLYNNAVQKGGNSLDYATFQKAILQGFNGKNEQKISELQSFISKHPSSIYNDDAMYELGATYANAKQSQKAIAAFDQLISKHPKSPFVSKALLRQGLMYYQDNDHYTAINKFKKVVTDYPNTQDAIQAINNIRSTYNDLGQTTEFAQWVKTVPFVDISTAELEQDAYEVADKHLAQENKNQAMSALKEYLKQYPNGSYAPKAYFNIAEIAYAQDKISDAKTNYSQVLSKGKSEYAEPSLVRLATISLQEKNNTEAINYLKQLEQVATNEKNILFAQSNLMKKYFEQKENVLATKYANDVIKNSQATKKVKADAYTILGRNAFESKDYNSAKAHFENLQKIGTGEAMAEALYYEAFFKTENKKYEESNATIQKLAKDYASYQYFGAKGLVLMAKNFHGLKDSFQAIYVLESVTENFKQYNDVITEANALLKQYKSEEAKRNSSVK